TGGAGCGTGCCTCGAGCAGGCGTTCCGTCCGTGCGAGACTCAATTCCCGCAGGGACGCGAGCGAGCTGGCGAGGAAGGATCGTTGGGCGTCGCTGCGGGGCTTGATGTTCTCGTACGTGCTCTGCAGGCGGTTCAGCGCGTTCTCGGCCCGGGGTGTGGCGTGGCCGATGGAGGCGAGGGGCCACTCGGCCGTCGCCGCGCGTCCGTACTCCATGAGGTTCTGCCGGATCCGTGCGCTCTCGGTCTTGCCGAACGCGTTGCGACCCCTGGCCAGGTGCACCGCCGCGGCGCCCTCGGTCCGGGTCGTCTGGTCTGCCAGGTTCACCTGTCCCCACAGGGCGAGGACGATGAAGCCGATGAGGAACCCGTAGACCACGGCGACAACAGGGAACACGAAGGTTGCGGCCTCGTTGTGCCCGCCCTGCTTGAGGCGAGGGAAACGGTGCCGGACGACCGCCTGGAAGGCTGCCGTCCCGCCGGCGATCACGACGACGAGCCCTGCCAGCAGCAACCAGGACGGGAGGTTGTTCACGATCCAACGGGTCACTGCTCCACGCTCCTGATGTATGCCACA
This portion of the Streptomyces sp. 2114.4 genome encodes:
- a CDS encoding DUF4239 domain-containing protein; the encoded protein is MTRWIVNNLPSWLLLAGLVVVIAGGTAAFQAVVRHRFPRLKQGGHNEAATFVFPVVAVVYGFLIGFIVLALWGQVNLADQTTRTEGAAAVHLARGRNAFGKTESARIRQNLMEYGRAATAEWPLASIGHATPRAENALNRLQSTYENIKPRSDAQRSFLASSLASLRELSLARTERLLEARSNVGPPLSLWMVVFLTSGLVLGFSVIFDAGQARMHYGMIAAVSVLVATNLFLVTELSYPFLGEFSTSPEPLQELVEILSPPR